A genomic segment from Candidatus Methylomirabilota bacterium encodes:
- a CDS encoding transporter substrate-binding domain-containing protein gives MTLGRRLLAASALVLAAASSGSASAQTPPAARTLTVGVFSAPPYTMKSAGGTWQGIAVDLWDAIARELGLQYRFQELEPDAALTGVEAGGLDALVGPVAVTPEREQRVDFSHMFYTTGLGIAVPRRPEGIRWASLARAFLSPAFLGALLGWLALLVAAGAVTWLLERQRNPKDFGGGAVSGIGAGVWWSAVTFTGVGYGDKIPMTVAGRVVAVTWMLVSVVLVTFFTGFVSARVAISHFEQIRTAADLRNFRVAVVDGSPAVEYLRRQRVKARRFAHLADAVRALAREEVDGLVHGEAALKYEIQREFSGVVNVLPDLLEREFYAFPLPTGSPLRESLNVALLRVTTQPAWRDIQFRYLGH, from the coding sequence TTGACCCTCGGAAGACGCCTCCTCGCGGCATCCGCGCTCGTGCTCGCCGCCGCCTCGAGCGGCAGCGCGAGTGCCCAGACGCCGCCCGCCGCCCGGACGCTGACCGTCGGGGTGTTCTCGGCGCCGCCCTACACCATGAAGTCGGCGGGAGGGACGTGGCAGGGGATCGCCGTCGACCTCTGGGACGCGATCGCCCGCGAGCTCGGCCTCCAGTATCGATTCCAGGAGCTGGAGCCGGACGCGGCGCTGACCGGTGTCGAGGCCGGGGGGCTCGACGCGCTGGTGGGGCCCGTCGCCGTCACGCCGGAGCGGGAGCAGCGCGTCGACTTCAGCCACATGTTCTACACGACCGGCCTCGGCATCGCCGTGCCCCGGCGCCCGGAGGGCATTCGCTGGGCCAGCCTGGCCCGGGCCTTCCTCTCGCCGGCGTTCCTCGGCGCCCTGCTCGGGTGGCTGGCCCTCCTCGTCGCCGCCGGAGCGGTCACCTGGCTCCTGGAGCGGCAGCGGAATCCCAAGGACTTCGGCGGCGGCGCGGTCTCCGGCATCGGCGCCGGCGTGTGGTGGTCGGCCGTGACCTTCACCGGGGTCGGCTACGGAGACAAGATCCCCATGACGGTGGCCGGGCGGGTCGTCGCCGTCACCTGGATGCTGGTCAGCGTCGTCCTGGTGACGTTCTTCACCGGCTTCGTCTCGGCCCGGGTCGCGATCAGCCACTTCGAGCAGATCCGGACGGCGGCCGATCTGCGGAACTTCCGGGTGGCCGTCGTCGATGGCTCGCCGGCCGTGGAATACCTCCGTCGCCAGCGCGTCAAGGCACGGAGGTTCGCGCACCTGGCCGATGCGGTGCGGGCGCTCGCGCGAGAGGAGGTCGACGGCCTCGTCCACGGCGAGGCGGCCCTCAAGTACGAGATCCAGCGCGAGTTCAGCGGCGTCGTCAACGTCCTGCCCGACCTCCTGGAGCGCGAGTTCTACGCCTTTCCCCTGCCGACGGGCAGCCCGCTCCGCGAGAGCCTGAACGTGGCGCTCCTGAGGGTGACGACCCAGCCGGCCTGGCGCGACATCCAGTTCCGCTACCTCGGTCACTGA
- the glmS gene encoding glutamine--fructose-6-phosphate transaminase (isomerizing) has protein sequence MCGIFGYAGIQQDAAGIVLRALKKLEYRGYDSWGVGVAHGTQVVMDKRVGKIGDAVAELPASALGLGHTRWATHGGVTEPNAHPHLDCAGRLALVHNGIVTNYRELRAPLARAGHRFRSETDTEVVAHLLEDCLNQTPSGPDQLLAATIAAFRQLRGLNAIAVLDARDGRLAAAKSGSPLVLGWSEQGNMLASDYSALLEHTRRVTFVEDQQAVLVSRETNRLFDVSTGRELVPEITEVQWEAAATELAGYPDYMTKEIHEQPAVLRRLGQSWGEHARRLAAMLADARDVFVVGCGTAGHAALAAQYFLARIAGRRVTFATGSEFSYLGDFVTAGSLVVALSQSGETIDVIDSVRAARQRGARIAALVNVEGSTLWRLADCAVPLGAGPERCVLATKSFTAKLAVLLLTAYELTGQLAAGAALVEGAADEIERLLADDRRDLIRRIAEEIYLRDHLFVIGRGPSYPLALEAALKVKEVSYVHAEGFAGGELKHGVIALIEPGTPCLVVAPRDETHDDIMAGAMEVKARGAMLVGVSPEPHEAFDYHIPVADLGPATALVNAAPAQLLGYYLALLRGHDPDKPRNLAKSVTVK, from the coding sequence ATGTGTGGAATCTTCGGCTACGCGGGCATCCAGCAGGACGCCGCGGGGATCGTGCTCCGCGCGCTCAAGAAGCTCGAGTATCGCGGCTACGACTCCTGGGGCGTGGGCGTCGCCCACGGCACCCAGGTTGTCATGGACAAGCGCGTCGGCAAGATCGGTGACGCGGTCGCGGAGCTTCCGGCCAGCGCCCTGGGCCTCGGGCACACGCGCTGGGCGACCCATGGCGGAGTGACCGAGCCCAATGCCCACCCCCACCTCGACTGCGCCGGGCGCCTCGCCCTCGTCCACAACGGCATCGTCACGAACTACCGAGAGCTGCGCGCCCCGCTGGCGCGGGCCGGCCACCGGTTCCGTTCCGAGACGGACACCGAGGTGGTCGCCCACCTGCTCGAGGACTGTCTGAACCAGACGCCGTCTGGCCCGGATCAGCTCCTGGCCGCCACGATCGCCGCCTTCCGCCAGCTTCGGGGGCTCAATGCCATCGCCGTCCTCGACGCGCGCGACGGCCGGCTCGCCGCCGCCAAGAGCGGCTCTCCCCTCGTGCTCGGCTGGAGCGAGCAGGGCAACATGCTCGCCTCGGACTACAGCGCCCTGCTCGAGCACACCCGCCGGGTGACCTTCGTCGAGGATCAGCAGGCGGTGCTGGTCAGCCGCGAGACCAACCGTCTCTTCGACGTGTCGACCGGCCGCGAGCTGGTGCCCGAGATCACGGAGGTCCAGTGGGAGGCGGCCGCCACCGAGCTGGCCGGATACCCGGACTACATGACCAAGGAGATCCACGAGCAGCCGGCGGTCTTGCGGCGCCTCGGGCAGAGCTGGGGGGAGCACGCGCGGCGGCTCGCGGCGATGCTGGCTGACGCGCGCGACGTCTTCGTCGTGGGCTGCGGCACAGCCGGCCACGCCGCGCTGGCTGCCCAGTACTTCCTCGCCCGGATCGCCGGCCGCCGCGTCACCTTCGCCACGGGGTCGGAGTTCTCGTACCTCGGCGACTTCGTCACCGCCGGATCGCTGGTGGTGGCCCTGTCCCAGAGCGGCGAAACCATCGACGTCATCGACTCGGTGCGGGCGGCGCGGCAGCGCGGGGCGCGCATCGCCGCCCTGGTCAATGTCGAGGGCTCCACGCTGTGGCGCCTGGCTGACTGCGCGGTGCCGCTGGGGGCCGGTCCCGAGCGCTGCGTCCTGGCCACCAAGAGCTTCACCGCGAAGCTGGCCGTCCTGCTGCTGACCGCCTACGAGCTGACCGGGCAGCTCGCGGCCGGAGCCGCGCTGGTGGAGGGCGCGGCCGACGAGATCGAGCGCCTGCTCGCCGACGACCGGCGAGACCTCATTCGCCGGATCGCCGAGGAGATCTACCTCCGCGACCACCTCTTCGTCATCGGGCGCGGCCCGAGCTATCCGCTCGCGCTCGAGGCGGCGCTGAAGGTGAAGGAGGTGAGCTACGTCCACGCCGAGGGCTTCGCCGGCGGCGAGCTGAAGCACGGCGTGATCGCGCTGATCGAGCCGGGCACGCCCTGCCTGGTGGTGGCTCCGCGCGACGAGACCCACGACGACATCATGGCGGGGGCGATGGAGGTGAAGGCCCGCGGCGCCATGCTCGTCGGCGTGTCGCCGGAGCCCCACGAGGCGTTCGACTATCACATCCCGGTGGCCGACCTCGGCCCGGCCACCGCCCTGGTCAACGCCGCGCCGGCTCAGCTGCTCGGCTATTACCTGGCGCTGCTGCGTGGCCACGACCCCGACAAGCCGCGCAACCTGGCCAAGAGCGTCACCGTGAAGTGA